From Podospora bellae-mahoneyi strain CBS 112042 chromosome 3, whole genome shotgun sequence, the proteins below share one genomic window:
- a CDS encoding hypothetical protein (EggNog:ENOG503PZHG), with the protein MPWGAEIDASESVSDSNDEGGGLDHSDEGEGHQDNNNTQHLAKRRRVGDNHLHPSMEGNGNVAPVAGMGGGVVVDPSLGGGGGGGGGGGNDGRVPHFKPGLPDPDDKGENDCFFEDCQTRAGGNQYFIKHLMDKHGLIRGDQGRQEGGRRKAPKYLAVCPTNWPFNYGTSSSCGPCSDITTLLNVVGEHNHESPAICSFCWTYFGDRAGLAAHINQGPCRSNEGFSRKLTLIRHMFATALRIPDGPELAKQSEGQRKAHAEAERAARAEKYAAEQLAEQEWRNQQQAQRRQRQQRGGSPPMVAAPAPAVQAVVVGNNRRRTTGAVTNGALHGQQQQQVVQQPGFHGSPMGQQFAISAGGGIDGLPGLAQQAAGVSPGAAADYVVPAATAEAMARSIERLSGIIGDLTATNSQLLQELRSRDQHISNRDIQIRSREERINALSAENKKLSAEVARLTAIASGQLGIDGAGGVVMGGDSGLDQGEPMEDAEEV; encoded by the exons ATGCCCTGGGGCGCAGAGATTGACGCATCCGAATCCGTCTCTGATTCGAACGACGAAGGGGGTGGTCTGGATCATtcggatgagggggagggtcaCCAAGACAATAATAATACCCAGCATTTGGCCAAACGGAGACGTGTGGGAGATaatcatcttcatccatccatggaggggaatgggaatgtagctcctgttgctgggatgggaggaggggtggttgttgatccgagtttgggtggtggtggtggtggaggaggaggaggagggaatgATGGAAGGGTGCCTCATTTCAAGCCTGGGTTACCTGATCCTGACGATAAGGGGGAGAATGACTGTTTTTTTGAGGATTGCCAGACCAGGGCGGGGGGGAATCAATATTTTAT CAAGCACCTGATGGACAAGCACGGCCTTATCAGGGGTGACCAAGGGCGTCAAGAAGGCGGACGAAGGAAGGCGCCCAAATATCTGGCCGTATGCCCTACTAACTGGCCGTTTAATTACGGCACCAGCTCGTCATGTGGGCCTTGTTCCGATATCACCACACTGCTCAACGTTGTGGGAGAGCACAACCACGAGTCGCCCGCCATCTGCTCCTTCTGTTGGACTTATTTTGGAGATAGGGCAGGGCTTGCCGCGCACATCAACCAGGGCCCTTGTCGGAGTAACGAGGGATTTAGCAGAAAGCTGACTCTGATCAGGCACATGTTTGCTACCGCCCTGAGAATACCGGACGGCCCTGAGTTGGCGAAGCAGTCGGAAGGACAGAGGAAAGCCCATGCAGAAgcggagagggcggcgagggcggagaaATACGCCGCGGAACAGTTGGCGGAGCAGGAGTGGAGGAATCAGCAGCAGGCGCAGAGGAGGCAAAGGCAGCAGAGGGGAGGGTCGCCTCCGATGGTGGCTgctccggcgccggcggtgcaggcggttgtggtggggaacaacaggaggaggactACTGGGGCGGTTACAAATGGTGCTCTACAcggacagcagcagcagcaagtgGTCCAACAGCCGGGCTTTCATGGGAGTCCCATGGGCCAGCAGTTTGCTATCTCGGCGGGTGGGGGAATTGATGGGTTGCCTGGGTTAGCTCAACAAGCGGCCGGAGTCTCACCGGGCGCGGCGGCGGACTATGTGGTGCCTGCGGCCACGGCGGaggcgatggcgaggagtATCGAACGGCTTTCTGGTATCATAGGGGACCTCACGGCGACGAACTCGCAACTATTGCAGGAATTACGGTCACGGGACCAGCACATATCCAACCGGGACATACAAATTCGGAGCAGGGAGGAACGGATCAACGCGTTGTCAGCTGAAAACAAGAAGCTCTCGGCTGAGGTGGCAAGGCTCACGGCCATCGCAAGCGGACAGTTGGGTATTGATGGCGCCGGTGGTGTGGTTATGGGCGGCGACAGTGGTTTGGACCAGGGCGAGCCGATGGAGGACGCCGAGGAGGTTTaa
- a CDS encoding hypothetical protein (EggNog:ENOG503P03E; COG:K), whose translation MPVIPEMEEYVNWDMAALPTTGEGLDFTSSSANMATVPALGAAGATEHLQDLDLALENAEGDDFSFWALEHFENNISPTLDGTLDANTCIGLKGLDRTGPFEEDLDLPDVPCTNCQLGGYQCKRIPEGQYKGYCTSCIALCSECSFAETTGAGRAVGFPSNPWPIMGDHPMGIPQEEAHAGAALSGSQPAAATENTTSEPARATSKTRTGVRFSREELKILKNWLSTHSRHPYPTEEEKEMLQKQTGLSKTQITNWLANTRRRNKNAVAQRSTSPGVRTWTKPIDIAGRRGAASFELMNPLQRWQVSPPENEPASVTAIQRAISTSSTLQSGLSSPYSSVHFTDDGSGRSICDSAISSANTSHSSGSFASAYSYGSRGSLGSGGSSMHRGRRRRRRKAAAPAAANMTNSTPLRQPLKTFQCTFCTETFRTKHDWQRHEKSLHLSLERWVCSPDGPVTFNAESDQMQCVFCGHANPDEAHIDSHNHSACQERALAERTFYRKDHLRQHLKLVHDAAYRSQSMDGWKVTTPEIRSRCGFCGIVMDTWSFRTDHLAEHFKRGKSMADWKGDWGFEDKVLDMVENSIPPFLIHDERNSPDPFEASHPPFAAKNAYELIKAELRAYIDDRPQGQEAPSDGELLSVVRALLEKTRTISRPCVGSTGSWLQDLLLAAPSDRPTRLSYKSSLQQLKITGKGDIFELDPLELELEVYVKARRLLGLTAMDRELQSEAVNIIRRMDESSSDPSSDIVQFFTRLIYASTSWLTCFRARAHLPRSEDVVDIPQRSKDPKKIDAGIHNPSRLEFELAEYVREQRSLFGEGFVPSDDDLQKRARVIIFEYDDGWNQTAADDAVWLAAFKNRHVFGNGTNDSSSYVPLDLSHESMFPNPLQLQLDVSDPAGRTRIPSISNSSSSRSGSGSGSGSGSGSTSTPSPPAGFRANLLGDVNCYQRLARELKKYVASAMSPNNPNCHVPTDEELQHQARWIIYEDDDPWNTTCAENAEWLRRFKRDSGILTDPSLPGLPLSTLSWNVSQGGSGFAPPYTIPPPPLPSTSPTSDILVRLREGSKPFPAQTKTVDRFVKNIKGRWEEPAKVFCSRELEKGLADWVMGLGYVPSDGEMSQKAKEVMGTEKTAADDAVLVGKFRDMMATRLQQSNQTQYHQGLDLGMMDMSSTNTAGLTSGELDDLLLQDMDFDFTDLGGGGSFDGNLVGFEGIDLLMPQRSIGGQQQMF comes from the exons ATGCCAGTGATACCAGAAATGGAGGAATATGTCAACTGGGATATGGCCGCCCTCCCAACTACCGGGGAGGGCCTGGACTTTACTTCTTCGTCAGCCAACATGGCCACCGTGCCTGCTCTTGGAGCAGCTGGAGCCACTGAACATCTCCAGGACCTCGATCTCGCCCTGGAGAATGCGGAGGGGGATgacttttccttttgggcATTGGAGCACTTTGAGAACAACATCTCGCCTACACTCGACGGGACGCTAGACGCAAACACTTGCATTGGCCTTAAAGGTCTCGACAGAACCGGGCCGTTCGAAGAAGATCTGGACCTCCCCGACGTTCCGTGCACCAACTGTCAGCTTGGAGGTTATCAGTGCAAGCGTATTCCAGAGGGTCAGTACAAGGGCTACTGCACCAGCTGCATTGCCCTGTGCTCTGAATGCAGCTTTGCCGAGACCACCGGTGCTGGCCGCGCCGTCGGCTTCCCTTCCAATCCTTGGCCCATCATGGGCGACCACCCTATGGGTATCCCGCAGGAGGAAGCCCATGCTGGGGCTGCCCTGAGCGGAAGCCAGCCTGCTGCCGCAACCGAGAACACCACGTCTGAACCTGCTCGGGCAACCTCCAAGACCAGGACTGGTGTTCGGTTCTCCAGAGAAGAACTGAAGATCCTAAAGAACTGGCTCTCGACTCACAGCAGGCATCCTTATCCTaccgaagaggagaaggagatgttACAGAAGCAGACAGGTCTTAGCAAGACCCAGATCACCAACTGGCTTGCCAACACCCGACGCAGAAACAAGAACGCTGTTGCCCAGCGGTCCACCTCACCGGGCGTGAGGACGTGGACCAAACCTATCGACATTGCTGGAAGACGAGGTGCCGCGTCTTTCGAGCTCATGAATCCCCTTCAGCGTTGGCAGGTATCTCCACCGGAAAATGAACCGGCCTCCGTCACAGCTATTCAACGTGCCATCAGCACGTCTTCGACCCTGCAGTCGGGCCTCAGCAGCCCTTACAGCAGTGTCCACTTCACCGACGATGGGTCAGGCAGATCGATCTGCGACTCTGCCATCTCCAGCGCCAATACATCTCATTCTAGCGGGTCGTTTGCTTCGGCCTACTCTTATGGCTCTCGTGGCTCGCTCGGGTCGGGAGGGTCCTCCATGCACCggggtcggaggaggagaaggagaaaggCTGCTGCGCCCGCTGCTGCTAACATGACCAACAGCACACCTCTACGACAGCCCCTGAAGACGTTCCAGTGTACTTTCTGCACCGAGACTTTCAGAACCAAGCACGACTGGCAGAGACATGAGAAGTCTCTGCATCTGTCTCTGGAGCGCTGGGTGTGCTCCCCCGATGGGCCGGTCACCTTCAACGCTGAGAGTGACCAGATGCAATGCGTTTTCTGCGGGCATGCCAACCCCGACGAGGCTCACATCGACAGCCACAATCACTCTGCCTGTCAAGAGCGCGCACTGGCGGAGAGGACGTTCTACCGGAAGGACCACCTTCGCCAACATTTGAAGCTTGTCCATGACGCCGCCTATCGCAGCCAGAGCATGGATGGGTGGAAGGTGACGACTCCAGAGATTCGTTCAAGGTGTGGTTTCTGCGGCATCGTGATGGACACATGGTCCTTCCGTACCGACCACCTCGCCGAGCACTTCAAGCGCGGTAAATCCATGGCTGACTGGAAGGGTGATTGGGGTTTCGAAGACAAGGTGTTGGACATGGTCGAGAACTCGATTCCACCGTTCTTGATCCACGACGAGAGAAATTCGCCGGATCCTTTCGAAGcgtcccaccccccttttgcTGCCAAAAACGCGTATGAACTCATCAAGGCAGAGCTGAGGGCTTACATTGATGACCGACCACAAGGTCAGGAGGCCCCATCTGACGGGGAGCTGCTGAGTGTGGTTCGCGCTCTGCTGGAAAAGACCAGGACCATCTCGAGGCCTTGCGTCGGTTCAACTGGGTCTTGGCTTCAAGATTTGTTGCTGGCAGCACCGTCCGACCGGCCTACCCGCCTTTCCTATAAGTCCTCTCTCCAGCAACTCAAGATCACCGGCAAGGGTGACATCTTTGAGCTGGATccgctggagctggagctcgAAGTCTATGTCAaagcccgccgcctcctAGGCCTGACAGCCATGGACAGAGAGCTGCAGTCGGAAGCAGTCAACATCATCCGCCGCATGGACGAGTCCTCTTCCgacccctcctccgacaTTGTCCAATTCTTCACCCGCCTCATCTACGCCTCGACCTCCTGGCTAACTTGCTTCCGAGCTCGCGCCCATCTCCCAAGATCAGAAGACGTCGTCGACATTCCTCAACGGTCCAAGGACCCCAAGAAGATCGACGCCGGCATTCACAACCCATCCCGCCTGGAATTCGAACTGGCCGAATACGTCCGCGAGCAACGCTCCCTCTtcggggaggggtttgttCCCAGTGACGACGACCTGCAAAAACGCGCTCGTGTTATCATCTTCGAATATGATGACGGCTGGAACCAAACAGCCGCCGACGATGCAGTTTGGCTTGCCGCCTTCAAAAACAGACATGTTTTTGGCAACGGCACCAACGACAGCAGCTCCTACGTGCCATTGGATCTCTCCCACGAGTCCATGTTCCCAAATCCATTACAGCTCCAGCTCGACGTGTCCGATCCAGCAGGGCGGACGCGCATCCCGTCCATCTCCAACTCGTCCTCTTCACGATCAGGGTCAGGATCAGG gtcagggtcagggtcagggtcaacctcaaccccttcccccccagCAGGCTTCAGAGCCAACCTTTTGGGAGACGTAAACTGCTACCAGCGCCTCGCTCGCGAACTAAAGAAATATGTAGCCAGTGCCATGTcgcccaacaaccccaactgTCACGTCCCTACAGACGAGGAActgcaacaccaagctcGTTGGATCATCTATGAAGA CGACGACCCCTGGAACACAACCTGCGCCGAAAACGCCGAATGGCTCCGCCGCTTCAAGCGCGATTCCGGGATCCTCACTGACCCTTCTCTTCCGGGCTTacccctctccaccctctcctggAACGTCTCCCAAGGCGGCTCCGGTTTTGCCCCTCCATACacaatcccccctcctcccctcccctccacctcccctacCTCCGACATCCTCGTCCGGTTACGCGAGGGATCCAAGCCTTTTCCcgcccaaaccaaaacagTCGACCGCTTCGTCAAAAACATCAAAGGACGCTGGGAGGAGCCAGCAAAAGTCTTTTGTTCTCGAGAGCTGGAAAAAGGACTGGCAGATTGGGTcatggggttggggtatgTCCCCTCGGATGGGGAGATGAGCCAAAAAGCGAAAGAGGTGATGGGGACGGAAaagacggcggcggatgatgcggtgctggtgggcaAGTTTAGGGATATGATGGCTACCAGGCTGCAGCAGTCAAATCAAACCCAGTACCATCAGGGCCTGGATCTGGGCATGATGGACATGTCGAGCACCAACACCGCAGGACTGACAAGCGGTGAGCTCGAcgatctcctccttcaggACATGGACTTTGACTTTACCGACCTCGGTGGGGGAGGTAGTTTTGACGGGAATCTTGTGGGGTTTGAAGGCATTGATCTTCTGATGCCCCAGAGGAGTATtggtgggcagcagcagatgtTCTAG
- the PRS1 gene encoding ribose-phosphate pyrophosphokinase 1 (COG:E; COG:F; EggNog:ENOG503NVTN) — MRGTLIFSGTSCPSLTKQICENLGMAPAEAELTQFSNGETSVRILTSVREKDVFVVQSGSPKINDTIMELLIMISACKGGSASKVTAVLPYFPYSRQSKKKSHRGAITARMLANLLGVAGVKHIVTVDLHASQMQGFFKCPVDNLHAEPLIARWIRHNVPDWKEAVVVSKNAGGTKRVTSLADALKLNFGMVTTDKRRGHNMTASMIMNHLDGIERQPVLDPISNQVRTTSTEPEKEATNAQSQDSRVVADGQGSPRPAANGTCARSASNPKPHHTRSQTTLSQSSVIDELDEEAEGDELEFNDQRAAEVIHGRLVQGHIVPDDFVSPAESVAGTEIPDEDPMVMSHASSFFAPQSHALGGSGDAEASSDEEEEILKPKVEHMITLVGDVKGRSVFIVDDMIDKPGSWIAAAETVRKRGKAEKVYCIATHGVFGGDCLEQMQACDCIDTIVVTNSYPIPEEKARKASKLVVLDLSFLLAEAIRRNHYGESMSPLFQHVLDS; from the exons ATGCGAGGCACCCTCATTTTCTCGGGCACCAGCTGCCCATCCCTCACAAAGCAAATATGTGAGAATCTCGGCATGGCTCcggccgaggccgagctcACCCAATTCTCCAACGGCGAGACGAGCGTCCGCATCCTCACCAGCGTGCGCGAGAAGGACGTCTTTGTCGTGCAGTCCGGCAGCCCCAAGATCAACGACACCATCATGGAGCTGCTCATCATGATTTCGGCCTGCAAGGGAGGTTCGGCGAGCAAAGTCACTG CTGTCCTGCCATACTTCCCATACAGTCGccagtccaagaagaagtcgCATAGAGGAGCGATTACTGCGCGGATGTTGGCCAATCTCCTTGGGGTTGCGGGTGTTAAGCACATTGTCACGGTCGATCTGCACGCGTCACAAATGCAGGGCTTCTTCAAGTGCCCGGTGGACAACCTTCACGCCGAGCCGCTGATTGCTCGCTGGATCAGACACAATGTGCCAGACtggaaggaggcggtggtggtgtccaAGAACGCCGGCGGCACCAAGCGTGTCACGTCTCTTGCCGACGCACTCAAGCTGAACTTTGGCATGGTCACTACGGACAAAAGACGAGGCCACAACATGACGGCGAGCATGATCATGAACCACCTCGACGGCATTGAGCGACAGCCAGTGCTGGACCCCATCAGTAACCAGGTGCGTACCACCTCGACCGAGCCCGAAAAGGAAGCAACAAACGCACAATCCCAAGACTCGCGCGTTGTGGCAGACGGCCAGGGATCACCTCGCCCTGCTGCTAACGGCACATGTGCCCGCTCTGCGAGCAACCCCAAGCCCCACCACACCAGGTCTCAAACCACGCTATCACAGTCGTCGGTCATTGATGAGCTCGACGAGGAGGCGGAAGGTGACGAGCTCGAGTTTAACGATCAGAGAGCAGCAGAGGTCATTCATGGTCGCTTGGTTCAAGGCCATATCGTGCCGGATGATTTTGTATCACCGGCAGAAAGTGTGGCAGGGACAGAGATTCCAGACGAAGATCCCATGGTTATGTCCCATGcgtcttctttttttgcgCCCCAGTCCCATGCCCTGGGTGGCTCCGGTGATGCGGAAGCCAGCtcagatgaagaggaggagattctCAAACCAAAAGTTGAGCACATGATCACGTTGGTGGGCGATGTGAAGGGCCGTTCGGTCTTCATCGTGGACGATATGATCGACAAGCCCGGCTCGTGGATTGCTGCGGCCGAGACGGTACGGAAGCGTggcaaggccgagaaggtgTACTGCATTGCAACACATGGTGTCTTTGGAGGCGATTGCCTTGAGCAGATGCAGGCTTGTGATTGCATCGACACCATCGTGGTGACCAACAGCTATCCGATACCAGAAGAGAAGGCGCGCAAGGCCAGCAAGCTGGTGGTTCTCGATCTGTCGTTCCTCCTGGCTGAGGCGATTCGCAGAAACCACTACGGCGAGTCGATGTCGCCACTGTTCCAGCATGTCTTGGATTCGTAA
- the CWC26 gene encoding Pre-mRNA-splicing factor cwc26 (EggNog:ENOG503NZXD; BUSCO:EOG092658NW; COG:S), producing the protein MPTDKATYLATHYLTADPPKSTTTSSSSTSKKRKRSSKTAAAPVAQINNLLIHDSDDESTWANPNPNPDSDSDGDTPMTIAGHTSEFRKSKKSAWSTVGTAVLPTTVKKRDDSDNIADAVLAAAKNDAAALGHDSDDSSEEVDDDPRQVKMSNGMRPGLQSAKSITEQLARKAEEEKRELERLTKAMEEAKKAKEGKEEEDEVVLRDATGRRIDVSLRRAQARREMLERERAEQEKEALLKGEVQAREAEMRRERLEGAKLMTLARGKDDEEINREQREEGRWNDPMALFLEGDKGGKGRKKKGKGRPVYQGPAEPNRYGIRPGYRWDGVDRGNGWEKERFRILNRKEMVKGLEYAWQMDE; encoded by the coding sequence ATGCCAACAGACAAAGCAACCTACCTAGCAACCCACTACCTAACCGCCGACCCCCCtaaatccaccaccacctcttccagctccacctccaaaaaaCGAAAACGCTCCTCCAAGACAGCCGCCGCCCCCGTCGCCCaaatcaacaacctcctcattcATGACTCCGATGACGAATCTACCTgggccaaccccaacccaaaccccgactccgactccgacgGCGACACCCCCATGACCATCGCCGGGCACACCTCTGAATTCCGCAAGTCCAAAAAATCCGCCTGGTCCACCGTCGGCACCGccgtcctccccaccacaGTCAAGAAACGTGACGATTCCGACAACATTGCAGATGCCGTCCTCGCAGCCGCGAAGaatgatgctgctgccttgGGTCATGACTCTGATGACAGttcggaggaggtggatgacgACCCAAGACAGGTAAAAATGTCAAATGGCATGCGCCCGGGGTTGCAGTCTGCAAAGTCGATAACGGAGCAACTTGCCAGaaaggcagaggaggagaagagagagttggagaggttgaccaaggcgatggaggaggcaAAAAAAGCTAaagaggggaaggaagaggaggatgaggttgttttGCGGGATGCTACCGGGAGGAGGATTGATGTCAGCTTGAGGAGGGCGCAGGCACGaagggagatgttggagagggaaagggctgaacaggagaaggaggcgcttttgaagggggaggtgcaggctagggaggcggagatgaggagggagaggttggagggggcgaAGTTGATGACGCTTgcgagggggaaggatgatgaggagattAATCgggagcagagggaggaagggaggtgGAACGATCCCATGGCGctgtttttggagggggataagggggggaaggggaggaagaaaaagggtaAGGGGAGGCCGGTGTATCAAGGGCCGGCGGAACCGAATCGATATGGGATAAGGCCGGGCTATaggtgggatggggttgataGGGGAAAcgggtgggagaaggagaggtttaGGATACTGAATAggaaggagatggtgaaggggttggagtaTGCTTGGCAGATGGATGAGTAG
- a CDS encoding hypothetical protein (EggNog:ENOG503P59I), which produces MANLTIESRQFERDLRHSAKERKRVKDHNTKWQHGSRFLSGVVTEGFWDQVKPVKYSNDAHIAKMKPDKRYVDRYHFARKPTVGQNIVKGRSNWHTPDSVIKNNLAKNINAADLNDANASTIPTLAPQDDVLYSFDRHDSPDRPVTLEVFVKARNTQKETEKLVEKEYEVVDGNGEAVKGRKAKKVLRSGTSERREENEPVVVEGGFELV; this is translated from the exons ATGGCCAACCTCACCATTGAGTCCCGCCAGTTCGAGCGCGATCTCCGCCACAGCGCCAAGGAGCGAAAGCGCGTCAAGGACCACAATACCAAGTGGCAGCATGGCAGCCGCTTCCTCTCTGGTGTGGTGACTGAGGGCTTCTGGGACCAGGTCAAGCCTGTCAAGTACTCCAACGATGCTCACATTGCCAAGATGAAGCCCGACAAGAGATATGTTGATCG CTACCACTTCGCCCGCAAACCCACCGTCGGACAGAACATTGTCAAGGGCCGCTCCAACTGGCACACTCCCGACTCAGTCATCAagaacaacctcgccaaaaACATCAACGCTGCTGACCTCAACGACGCCAACGCTTCTACTATTCCGACTTTAGCTCCACAAGACGATGTACTGTACTCGTTTGACAGGCATGACTCTCCCGACCGGCCGGTGACGCTGGAAGTTTTTGTCAAGGCTAGGAACACGCAGAAGGAGACGgagaagctggtggagaaggaatatgaggttgtggatgggaacggggaggcggtgaaggggaggaaggcgaagaaggtgtTGCGGAGCGGGACGAGTGAGAGACGGGAGGAGAAtgagccggtggtggtggagggggggtttgagCTTGTTTAA
- a CDS encoding hypothetical protein (EggNog:ENOG503Q404; COG:S): protein MNLTLFQVFLLLRNMGIPHLKRNLEPYAERGAIAPCNVVVDGPALAYHVLSLASRTTIKTSPFEQPSYELLGRTAIQWLEKMEECGLTIAHIYFDGYLPTSKRPERMQRLIRSTKELFKYHSTTVTGVSRERSRRKGEKKVDLFPASIGGETRSKPPPPAFLVPAVLDALRGSKYGPITEVMGGEADGYCAVHVRKSGGLVLTSDSDLLVHDLGENGGVIFFTDIDLDSENSKLVAPQFRHAEICRKLSIKPDVGFSYMAFEISADPHLTLEQAAERSRRGEAVMYSREEYDLFIKTYLLPETAPKTVATCGLQLDPRISELVLRYLQITTTTSKEKDASLEMFLPFLLDCPSRTSAWEVSKPIRKLAYSLLQSGQKTSLKTVSEMRRLQTLSSGSQVDILPSFKVEEECSHLLSNIGKIKAHITDPELLWVVLSIYLDIDRTVERAKGYPLSLEILTQEARGKLNEYSWDVLQVFAQVLATFYSLRMLEQILNLQERKGNAVDVITALSDLPSLDKFLSLADFTETLQRLREAGGLECLIDLCSDMKDMIQHIEAIGKPPKSKKDRKRKAQSGAVEGHQVRARPSNPFELLNSRDD, encoded by the exons ATGAATCTGACGCTATTCCAGgtattcctcctcctgagaAATATGGGCATACCTCATCTCAAAAGGAACCTGGAGCCCTATGCAGAGCGGGGTGCCATTGCGCCGTGCAATGTTGTTGTCGACGGCCCTGCCCTGGCCTATCATGTTCTCAGTCTGGCGTCGAGGACAACCATAAAGACCTCGCCCTTTGAACAGCCCTCATATGAGTTGTTGGGGCGAACAGCGATACAATGGCTCGAGAAAATGGAGGAGTGTGGATTGACCAT TGCGCACATCTACTTTGACGGCTATCTCCCCACCTCAAAGCGACCTGAACGTATGCAAAGACTTATCAGGTCGACCAAGGAACTCTTCAAGTACCATTCGACCACGGTGACAGGAGTATCAAGAGAACGTTCTCGTCGCAAGGGTGAGAAGAAGGTCGATTTGTTTCCTGCCTCTATCGGGGGAGAAACGAGATCtaaaccacctccacctgccTTTCTTGTACCTGCCGTCTTGGATGCGTTGCGTGGCTCAAAGTATGGCCCAATAAcggaggtgatgggtggaGAGGCAGATGGGTACTGTGCTGTTCACGTTCGAAAGTCGGGAGGGTTGGTCTTGACTTCAGATTCAGATCTCTTAGTCCACGATCTTGGTGAGAATGGAGGTGTGATATTCTTTACAGACATCGACCTCGACTCAGAAAACAGCAAGCTTGTCGCTCCTCAGTTTCGACATGCAGAAATCTGCCGCAAACTGTCCATCAAGCCCGACGTGGGCTTCTCCTACATGGCATTCGAGATCTCAGCAGACCCCCACCTCACACTTGAACAGGCCGCTGAAAGAtcaaggagaggagaagctgTGATGTACAGCCGGGAAGAGTACGATTTGTTCATCAAGACGTACCTGTTGCCCGAGACGGCACCAAAAACAGTCGCTACTTGTGGATTACAGCTCGACCCAAGAATATCTGAGCTGGTTCTCCGTTATTTGCAGATAActacaacaacctcaaaggagaaggatgcaTCCCTCGAGATGTTTCTACCGTTTCTTCTCGACTGCCCATCCCGAACAAGTGCCTGGGAGGTGAGCAAACCTATCAGGAAGCTGGCCTATTCTCTTCTACAGTCGGGGCAGAAAACCTCTCTCAAGACAGTTTCCGAGATGAGGAGGCTTCAAACACTGTCTTCGGGATCACAGGTCGATATTCTACCATCATTcaaggtggaagaagaatgcAGTCATCTCCTCAGCAACATCGGCAAGATAAAGGCACACATCACCGACCCCGAGCTACTTTGGGTAGTACTGTCTATCTACCTAGACATTGACAGGACAGTGGAACGAGCCAAGGGCTACCCCTTAAGTCTTGAAATCCTGACCCAGGAAGCGAGAGGCAAGCTGAACGAGTACTCCTGGGATGTTCTCCAAGTCTTCGCACAGGTATTAGCAACGTTTTACTCTCTCCGAATGCTTGAGCAGAttctcaacctccaagaGAGGAAAGGAAACGCAGTGGATGTTATTACCGCCCTGTCAGATCTCCCATCTCTCGACAAGTTCCTATCACTTGCAGATTTTACGGAGACGCTTCAACGTCTGAGAGAGGCCGGCGGACTCGAGTGCCTTATTGACCTCTGCTCAGACATGAAGGATATGATCCAACATATTGAAGCCATCGGGAAACCACCAAAGAGCAAAAAggacagaaaaagaaaggcgCAGTCAGGGGCTGTGGAGGGCCACCAAGTTAGAGCACGGCCAAGCAACCCGTTTGAGTTGCTGAACAGTCGAGATGACTAA